The Haloarcula sp. CBA1127 genomic interval TCCGCAACGCCCGCAGCGCCGCCACGTCCTGCACGAGGTTTCCGACCTGTCCGTACCCCAGCGTCAGCGACCGGACGCCCTGTGTCGCAGCAAGCTCGCCCTCCACGAGCATCACCGCGATGGCGATGCTCGGTGGGACGAGCGTGCCGGTCAGCGGACCGAAGGGCTCGCGGTTGATCGTCACACCGCGCTCGGTGTAGGCCCCGCAGAGCCGGTCGACGAACTGCCAGTGTTCGATGGTCGTCGCGAGGTCGTGCCGTTTCGTGTACGGAATATTGTAGGAAATCGGCCCGCCCTCGAAGCTCTGGAAGCCGCCGGCAAGCGTGACCATCGCCAGTAGCCGGGCATCAGGCGTGCCGTGCCGGACCTCGACCGGTGCGTCGAGCGCCCGGATGAGCCGCCGGCAGTCTTCGACGCCGTGGTTCACCGCGGGGAAGCCGTTCAGTTCGTTTTCGTCGCTGCCGCGGGAGGCGGCGAGTCCCTCCTCAGCCTTCTCGTACTCGTTGTCGCGCGTGTACGAGTCGATGGTCGTTGGCAGGAGGTCCGCACCGCCCTCGTCCTGTAGATACCGCAGCAGGTCGATCTGTTCTTCGAGGCAAGGGACGCCCGCTCGCGGCTGGAGGAGCGGCTGGTCGGCGGACTCCAGCACTTGGGCGAACTGTTTTGAGGCCGGCAGTGACTCATGGAAGGCGATGGCCTCCTCGAAGTCGACTTCGCGGCCTGTGTGCCAGTTGTCCCTGAGGTCGTTTGCGATGCGCTGTAGCTGGTCGTCGCTGAGTCGCTCGTCAGTTGGCATAGTCACCCGTCAACCCTGATCTGCTCCGCCTCTGTTGTCGTCAGTTGCAGGTCTTCGCGGAGCATCTCGATTGCCTCCTCCGGGTCCGTCTCCGCGTCGAAGACGCGGTCGAAACCCATCTGTCGGAAGGTCGCCTGCGTCTCCTCGAAGTCGGACTGTCCGACGGCGAGGTTCCCACCGACGTACGTGAGCACGTCGAGCCCAGCATCGTCGAGCTCGTCGTGCAGCCCCTCGCAGTCCTGGCGGGCGTGCCCGTACAGCGAGGATACCAGTACTGCCTCGGCGTCATGAGATTTCGCAGCGGAGACGAACTCGTCCTGTGACGTCTGGACGCCGAGGTTGATGACCTCGAAGCCAGCGGCCGAGAGCGCCTGCTCTAGAATCGTGATGCCGACGACGTGCGCGTCGGAGCCAATCACGCCGAGGATAACGGTCCGGGGCATGTACTTCCCCGTCATCGGCGGGTAGTGATAAACCTAATGGTCTTTCATGATAATATGGCCTTAAGGAATTTATAACGGACATTCAAGAAGGTTTATGCGGCCGCCCCGTCGTGGTTTTCCCATGGGTGCGCTTGACGACTTGCGTGTGCTTGACCTGACACAGGTCCTCGCCGGACCGTACTGTACGATGTTGCTCGCGGACATGGGCGCGGACGTGGTAAAGGTCGAACGCCCCGGCGGCGACCTCATCAGGTCGAACCCGCCGTTCGTGAGCGACGGCGACGAAGAAGCCTACGGCGGGTACTTCCAGAGCGTCAACCGTGGGAAACGCTCGCTCGAACTCGACCTGGGGGACGACGATGACCGCGAGGCGTTCCTTTCGCTCGTTGAGCGCGCAGACGTGGTGGTCGAGAACTTCAAGGCCGGCACGATGGAGAAGTTCGACTGCGGCTACGAAACGTTGCGAGAACACAACCCGGACCTCATCTACTCGTCCATCCGGGGCTTTGGCGACCCGCGAACGGGTGAAACCCACCGACAGGGCCAGCCGTCGTTCGACCTCATTGCGCAG includes:
- a CDS encoding methylaspartate mutase subunit E → MPTDERLSDDQLQRIANDLRDNWHTGREVDFEEAIAFHESLPASKQFAQVLESADQPLLQPRAGVPCLEEQIDLLRYLQDEGGADLLPTTIDSYTRDNEYEKAEEGLAASRGSDENELNGFPAVNHGVEDCRRLIRALDAPVEVRHGTPDARLLAMVTLAGGFQSFEGGPISYNIPYTKRHDLATTIEHWQFVDRLCGAYTERGVTINREPFGPLTGTLVPPSIAIAVMLVEGELAATQGVRSLTLGYGQVGNLVQDVAALRALRKLGNEYLRDEVTVTTVFHEWMGGFPPDEARANGVISLGGATAAVAQPDKVITKSAQEFQGVPTKEANAAGLRTTRQLIDMMIEQDIDLGGIDEEQALIERETRALMDAVYEAGDGDVAQGVINAFDSGALDVPFAPSDAAKGAVLPARDDDGRVRIFEFADLALPDDIKEIHAARLGERAETEGRDQSFRMVADDVDAISDGKLIGRPGGDNSPAGGASDAD
- the glmS gene encoding methylaspartate mutase subunit S encodes the protein MPRTVILGVIGSDAHVVGITILEQALSAAGFEVINLGVQTSQDEFVSAAKSHDAEAVLVSSLYGHARQDCEGLHDELDDAGLDVLTYVGGNLAVGQSDFEETQATFRQMGFDRVFDAETDPEEAIEMLREDLQLTTTEAEQIRVDG